In Chondrinema litorale, a single window of DNA contains:
- a CDS encoding IPT/TIG domain-containing protein: MNAIYFLSKTLRICSVNGLIILFLFFVSTCKDDDTTEEPEPQPIITSINPTSGPIGTEVAISGSNFSETASQNTVKFNSTNATVKSSSTTTIVVDVPDGATTGEITVTVRAQTATGPDFTVEEEVTGIEIDCSENEITSSITWKDVESGDAVDYIVNCAISVTNNALLTIEPGVIIKFEGDESGIFTSDGGGLKAVGTADEPIKFLGTSENTGVWKGIYFASTNPENRLEYVEVKHAGRTESAQSGVKGAVQLSKKDDSRGSIVHCTISENDGYGVFITEESNLEDFSENTISDNELSAVGIDFNQIGKLDSETSYASGNVQAYVDVSNATLEVDATVKLIDVAYRFTEGSKYYVEKALTIEPGVTMEFTSGSGLRMGVSGTDCSLTSASLNAVGTASDPITFKGVTDGTGSWVGIGINSSSPSNKLIYCNISGGGAAKIFNAGDKFANITLQCDSKVTIQNSTISESGEYGIYVLDEDAVLDEFESNTLTDNGAAPIFMYFPHIGELDSTSTYLSGNENPYILVSGEALSDNELTVKSLDVPYRIAVSKSGRSVYVEQAITIEPGVIFEFETSSGLILGSPGVDCIPTTGSINAVGVADNPIIFRGTTEGQGTWQGIGINSSTSQNVFEYCEISDGGSEQLYNAGGQGNIVIHCDGDLKIHHSTIKDSGGWGIDFVQSANDLDLDDNTFDNNTSGDISL; this comes from the coding sequence ATGAATGCTATTTATTTTTTATCAAAAACCTTAAGAATATGCAGTGTTAATGGACTCATAATTTTATTCTTATTTTTTGTTAGTACTTGTAAAGATGATGATACTACAGAAGAACCCGAACCACAACCAATTATCACTTCTATCAATCCAACCTCTGGACCAATAGGTACTGAAGTTGCCATCTCTGGGTCTAATTTTAGTGAAACAGCCTCTCAAAACACAGTTAAGTTTAATTCGACAAATGCCACTGTAAAATCATCAAGTACAACCACTATTGTAGTAGATGTTCCAGATGGAGCTACTACCGGAGAAATAACAGTTACGGTTAGAGCACAAACAGCTACAGGACCAGATTTTACTGTAGAAGAAGAAGTTACAGGAATTGAAATAGATTGTTCTGAAAATGAAATAACAAGTTCTATAACTTGGAAAGATGTAGAAAGCGGTGATGCTGTAGATTACATTGTAAACTGTGCTATTTCAGTAACAAATAATGCTTTGCTCACAATAGAACCCGGAGTTATTATAAAGTTTGAAGGTGATGAGAGCGGAATCTTTACTAGCGATGGAGGAGGATTAAAAGCAGTGGGAACTGCAGATGAACCAATAAAATTTTTGGGAACTAGTGAAAATACAGGAGTTTGGAAAGGAATTTACTTTGCTTCTACAAATCCTGAAAACCGTCTCGAATATGTAGAAGTAAAACATGCAGGAAGAACCGAATCGGCACAATCTGGTGTGAAAGGAGCTGTGCAACTTTCTAAAAAAGATGATTCTCGCGGAAGTATTGTGCATTGTACAATCTCCGAAAATGATGGCTATGGAGTGTTTATTACTGAAGAAAGCAATTTGGAAGATTTTAGTGAAAACACTATCAGTGATAATGAGCTCTCAGCAGTTGGAATAGATTTTAATCAAATAGGTAAGTTAGATAGCGAAACAAGTTATGCAAGTGGAAATGTGCAGGCCTATGTTGATGTGAGTAATGCTACGCTCGAAGTGGATGCAACTGTAAAATTGATTGATGTAGCTTACAGATTTACAGAAGGTAGTAAATATTATGTAGAAAAAGCTTTAACCATAGAACCAGGAGTTACAATGGAGTTTACTTCTGGCTCAGGTTTGCGAATGGGAGTGAGCGGTACAGATTGTTCGCTTACCTCAGCTTCTCTCAATGCAGTGGGAACAGCATCTGACCCGATAACATTTAAAGGAGTAACAGATGGAACTGGCAGTTGGGTAGGTATTGGTATTAATTCATCTAGTCCGAGTAACAAACTGATATATTGTAATATTTCTGGTGGTGGAGCTGCTAAGATTTTTAATGCAGGTGATAAGTTTGCCAACATTACCTTACAATGCGATAGTAAAGTCACCATTCAAAATTCAACAATTAGTGAAAGTGGCGAATATGGCATTTACGTTTTAGATGAAGATGCCGTGTTGGATGAATTTGAAAGTAATACTTTAACCGATAATGGTGCAGCTCCAATTTTTATGTATTTCCCGCATATTGGTGAATTGGATAGTACAAGCACTTATCTATCAGGTAATGAAAACCCCTACATACTTGTTTCTGGTGAAGCATTGTCTGATAATGAATTAACTGTGAAAAGTCTAGATGTACCCTATCGCATAGCGGTAAGTAAATCAGGCAGGTCTGTTTATGTAGAGCAAGCGATCACCATAGAACCGGGAGTAATATTTGAATTCGAAACTTCTTCAGGGTTGATACTGGGTAGCCCGGGGGTAGATTGTATTCCAACAACAGGTTCAATTAATGCTGTAGGTGTAGCAGATAATCCTATTATTTTTAGGGGAACAACTGAAGGGCAAGGCACTTGGCAAGGAATAGGGATTAATTCTAGTACTTCTCAAAATGTATTTGAATACTGCGAAATTTCTGATGGAGGTTCTGAGCAATTATATAATGCAGGTGGTCAAGGTAACATCGTAATTCATTGTGATGGAGATTTAAAAATTCATCATTCAACCATTAAAGATAGCGGAGGTTGGGGAATCGATTTTGTACAATCTGCCAACGATCTCGACTTGGATGATAACACTTTCGATAATAATACTTCTGGTGATATTTCACTCTAA
- a CDS encoding tetratricopeptide repeat protein, with amino-acid sequence MEEPSKERLIQDYLNGTLTIEKKALIEKELEEDAEFAAEVKEFETLETGLHSIGVDAFKEDMLQWEKEYQQKQKPTGKIIKFWPGYLAVAATILLLLVAGLFLYNTESDNNALYASHFVAYEDMIISRGEASPESLLITGMEAYNNEEFATASEKLNGYLVKNTENKGVALYLGIAQMQIGKYTEAASSFNMAQQDLKFKQQAQWYEALLYIKSEQLDKAKSLLQQISKDTQHYKSEEAVEILEELN; translated from the coding sequence ATGGAAGAGCCATCAAAAGAGAGGTTGATTCAGGATTACCTGAATGGCACACTCACAATAGAGAAGAAAGCATTGATTGAAAAAGAGCTGGAAGAAGATGCCGAATTTGCAGCCGAGGTGAAAGAGTTTGAAACTTTAGAAACAGGTCTCCATAGCATTGGTGTAGATGCATTTAAGGAAGATATGTTGCAGTGGGAAAAGGAGTATCAGCAGAAACAAAAGCCAACGGGTAAGATTATAAAATTTTGGCCGGGTTATTTGGCAGTAGCTGCTACTATTTTACTTCTGTTGGTGGCTGGTTTATTTTTATACAATACTGAGTCAGATAACAATGCTTTGTATGCATCGCATTTTGTTGCTTACGAAGATATGATTATCAGTAGGGGAGAGGCAAGTCCAGAATCTTTACTTATTACCGGAATGGAAGCTTATAATAACGAAGAGTTTGCGACAGCTTCAGAAAAATTAAATGGCTATTTGGTAAAAAACACCGAAAATAAAGGAGTAGCTTTATACCTAGGTATTGCTCAAATGCAAATTGGTAAATACACAGAAGCTGCTTCAAGTTTTAATATGGCTCAACAAGATTTAAAATTTAAACAGCAAGCTCAATGGTACGAAGCATTACTTTATATTAAAAGTGAACAGCTTGATAAAGCTAAATCTTTATTACAGCAGATAAGTAAAGATACACAACATTATAAGTCTGAAGAAGCAGTGGAAATATTGGAAGAGCTAAACTAA
- a CDS encoding sigma-70 family RNA polymerase sigma factor, protein MMTVDTVSGNQAITEIRTGGQKYLQSLYDAHRKEFVKWSLKYFRLDEDVAVEIYQQTFIAFYYNIKEGKLTELKSSVKTYLFAIGKNLMREHFKSKQKFVDTPEENFLDTELDDSIMAKYENAGLKETIKEYLQKIGEPCKTVIELYYFRHFSMDAIANRLNYKTEQIAAKRKFICLKQLKSLMTGNL, encoded by the coding sequence ATGATGACAGTTGATACTGTAAGTGGTAATCAGGCAATAACTGAGATTAGAACTGGTGGACAAAAATATTTGCAAAGCCTTTATGATGCTCATAGAAAAGAGTTTGTAAAGTGGTCGCTCAAATACTTTAGGTTAGATGAAGATGTGGCAGTAGAGATATATCAGCAAACCTTTATAGCTTTTTATTACAACATTAAAGAGGGTAAACTAACCGAACTTAAAAGCAGTGTAAAGACATACCTTTTTGCTATTGGTAAAAACCTAATGAGAGAACACTTTAAGTCTAAACAGAAATTTGTTGATACACCAGAAGAGAATTTTTTAGATACAGAGCTAGACGATTCCATTATGGCTAAGTATGAAAATGCTGGGTTAAAAGAAACCATAAAAGAATACTTGCAAAAGATTGGCGAACCTTGCAAAACAGTAATAGAGCTTTACTATTTCAGGCATTTCTCGATGGATGCAATTGCAAATCGATTAAATTATAAAACCGAACAAATCGCCGCCAAGCGAAAATTTATTTGCTTGAAACAATTAAAGTCGCTTATGACAGGAAATTTATAA